A stretch of Haloprofundus halophilus DNA encodes these proteins:
- the mutL gene encoding DNA mismatch repair endonuclease MutL: protein MGEPDGPHEDEARIRALDDATVRQIAAGEVVERPASVVKELVENSLDADATRVSVAVENGGKAGIRVRDDGVGMTESNLERAVEKHTTSKIRDISDLDAGVGTLGFRGEALHTVGAVSRLTVRSKPRNGGTGGAGAGAELTVEGGDAGETRPAGCPAGTTVEVDDLFFNTPARKKFLKTDPTEFDHVNTVVTQYALANPDVAVSLEHNGREVFATEGNGDLPSAVLAVYGREVAEAMVRVDYDAEGPGPVESVSGVVSHPETTRAGREYLSTFVNDRYVTAATLREAVLEAYGGQLAPDRYPFAVLFVDVEPDAVDVNVHPRKMEVRFDDESSAKRAVTDAVEAALLDHGLVRSSAPRGLSAPDETTVRPGDGGESPDSEVVGGAGTAHEAASDVAGRTSRVDRRPTQVGDEEGSATPETDGRTNSSDGGSSRPPRSADSSSEDGVSETAHARSAQSTRTGSETSASETSSYTAETPAEAARPSAADSTAETLRDAEREQSSLTGSQPASEPDDARLSGVVTAPTTQRTLSGDDATPETTFESLPRMRVLGQLHDTYVVAEAPDGLVLVDQHAADERVNYERLQSELAGDTPTQALADPVELELTAREAALFEEYSDALAQVGFHAGRSGERTVEVRTVPAVFDATLEPELLRDVVSAFVAEEDDGGERTVDAVADSLLADLACYPSVTGNTSLTEGSVVELLEALDACENPYACPHGRPVIIAFDRDDIEARFERDYPGHAGRRAEE from the coding sequence ATGGGTGAGCCGGACGGCCCCCACGAGGACGAAGCCCGGATTCGCGCGCTCGACGACGCGACGGTTCGCCAAATCGCGGCGGGTGAGGTCGTCGAGCGGCCCGCGTCGGTGGTGAAAGAGCTCGTCGAGAACAGCCTCGACGCCGACGCCACGCGCGTCTCAGTCGCCGTCGAGAACGGCGGGAAAGCGGGTATCCGCGTCCGCGACGACGGCGTCGGGATGACCGAGTCGAACCTCGAACGCGCCGTCGAGAAACACACGACGAGCAAGATACGAGATATCTCGGACCTCGACGCCGGCGTCGGCACGCTCGGTTTCCGGGGCGAAGCGCTGCACACCGTCGGCGCGGTGTCGCGGCTCACGGTTCGCTCGAAGCCGCGAAACGGCGGTACCGGCGGCGCGGGCGCCGGGGCAGAACTCACCGTCGAGGGCGGCGACGCCGGCGAGACGCGACCCGCCGGGTGTCCAGCCGGGACGACCGTCGAAGTCGACGATCTCTTCTTCAACACGCCCGCCCGAAAGAAGTTCCTCAAGACCGACCCCACCGAGTTCGACCACGTCAACACCGTCGTCACGCAGTACGCGCTGGCGAACCCCGACGTGGCAGTCTCGCTCGAACACAACGGGAGGGAGGTGTTCGCCACCGAGGGCAACGGCGACCTGCCCTCCGCCGTGCTCGCGGTGTACGGCCGCGAGGTGGCCGAAGCGATGGTCCGCGTCGACTACGACGCCGAGGGTCCCGGCCCCGTGGAGTCGGTGTCGGGCGTCGTCAGCCACCCCGAGACGACCCGCGCCGGGCGCGAGTACCTCTCGACGTTCGTCAACGACCGCTACGTCACCGCCGCGACGCTCCGCGAGGCGGTGTTGGAGGCTTACGGCGGGCAGCTCGCGCCCGACCGCTACCCCTTCGCCGTCCTGTTCGTCGACGTGGAGCCCGACGCCGTCGACGTGAACGTCCACCCGCGAAAGATGGAGGTCCGATTCGACGACGAGTCGAGCGCCAAGCGCGCGGTCACCGACGCCGTCGAAGCGGCGTTACTGGACCACGGCCTCGTCCGCTCGTCGGCCCCGCGTGGCCTCTCCGCGCCCGACGAGACGACGGTTCGACCCGGCGACGGCGGGGAGAGCCCGGACTCGGAGGTCGTCGGCGGCGCTGGCACCGCCCACGAGGCGGCGAGCGACGTCGCCGGGCGGACGAGTCGCGTCGACAGACGCCCGACTCAGGTCGGTGACGAGGAAGGGAGCGCGACTCCCGAAACGGACGGGAGGACGAACTCGTCCGACGGCGGGTCGTCGCGGCCGCCTCGAAGCGCCGACTCGTCGTCCGAGGACGGGGTCTCGGAGACGGCGCACGCTCGCTCGGCGCAGTCGACACGGACTGGGAGCGAAACGAGCGCGTCCGAGACCAGCAGTTACACAGCAGAGACGCCGGCCGAGGCGGCGCGACCGTCTGCGGCCGATTCGACGGCCGAAACCCTCCGGGACGCGGAGCGCGAGCAGTCGTCGCTGACGGGGAGTCAGCCGGCGTCGGAGCCGGACGACGCCCGGCTCTCGGGCGTCGTCACCGCGCCGACGACGCAGCGAACACTCTCGGGCGACGACGCGACGCCGGAGACGACGTTCGAGAGCCTGCCGCGGATGCGCGTGCTCGGCCAACTCCACGACACCTACGTCGTCGCCGAGGCGCCCGACGGGTTGGTGCTCGTCGACCAGCACGCCGCCGACGAACGCGTCAACTACGAGCGCCTGCAGAGCGAACTCGCGGGCGACACGCCGACGCAGGCGCTCGCAGATCCCGTCGAGTTGGAGTTGACCGCGCGCGAGGCGGCGCTGTTCGAGGAGTACTCCGACGCGCTGGCGCAGGTCGGTTTCCACGCCGGGCGCAGCGGCGAGCGGACCGTCGAGGTTCGGACGGTGCCGGCCGTCTTCGACGCGACGCTCGAACCGGAGTTGCTCCGCGACGTGGTGAGCGCGTTCGTCGCCGAGGAGGACGACGGCGGCGAGCGGACCGTCGACGCCGTCGCCGACTCGCTGCTCGCCGATTTGGCGTGCTACCCCTCCGTCACGGGCAACACGTCGCTCACCGAGGGGTCGGTCGTCGAACTGCTGGAGGCGCTCGACGCCTGCGAGAACCCCTACGCCTGTCCGCACGGTCGACCGGTGATTATCGCGTTCGACCGCGACGACATCGAAGCGCGGTTCGAGCGCGACTATCCGGGTCACGCCGGACGGCGCGCCGAGGAGTAG
- a CDS encoding NUDIX hydrolase, producing the protein MTEEPLRATVSLRGVLFGPEGELLVVRRASDGGWELPGGRLGAGEPVVEGLRREIEEETSLDPDVEEPVHTHAWLNDSGRGRFAVYYCCTADGKSVSLSAEHTDYDWVVVETAAERLSETQTEAVVCAWEVHGDG; encoded by the coding sequence ATGACCGAGGAACCACTTCGGGCGACGGTGAGCCTGCGGGGCGTGCTGTTCGGTCCCGAGGGAGAGCTACTGGTAGTTCGCCGCGCGAGCGACGGCGGCTGGGAACTCCCCGGCGGTCGCCTCGGAGCGGGCGAACCCGTCGTCGAAGGGTTGCGGCGCGAAATCGAAGAGGAGACCAGTCTCGACCCGGACGTCGAGGAACCCGTCCACACGCACGCGTGGCTCAACGACTCGGGTCGCGGCCGCTTCGCTGTCTACTACTGCTGCACCGCCGACGGCAAGTCGGTGTCGCTGAGCGCCGAACACACCGACTACGACTGGGTCGTCGTCGAGACGGCCGCGGAGCGCCTGAGCGAGACTCAGACCGAGGCGGTCGTCTGCGCGTGGGAGGTTCACGGCGATGGGTGA